Proteins co-encoded in one Planctomycetaceae bacterium genomic window:
- the dnaA gene encoding chromosomal replication initiator protein DnaA produces MTQPSHHGQSPRELPENDASRIDSMIRDCIGEQNFRHWFSGRLRFEVADNMLLIYAPNPFTSNWLMKRFRRQLNHAASQLLGPSASFEIVVDPKLKDQSVPGQIPCGSETAKSNGHDDPPSSCRGQGSAASEERCLPNAPEPQRSSPRNGTPSASGPQPLSVPARGRRRFQSLTTFVPGQCNELALLAARQVVQAPGERFNPLYVHGSTGVGKTHLLEGIYSEIRRTKPNLRMIYLTSEGFTNYFMQALAARTVPSFRQRFRDVDVLLIDNIEFLDSKKATQEEFLHTIVQVIDHGGQLVVSGDRHPRLLTKHREELTTRFMSGLVCRIEAPCEDTRRNMTRSLALPMTGSFTQEALDFVARRCQKNVREIQGALNCLHSHFELTGRKITVARAREILGDMERECRRLVRINDVEKVICDAFGLTAADLRSKSRRRAVACPRSLAMYIARKLTKLAYREIGAYFGGRDHSTVVAAEKRVLAWVESDEAVNLPSSCRGRSVAEIIAELEERLMALAC; encoded by the coding sequence ATGACGCAGCCCAGTCACCACGGACAGAGTCCGCGCGAGCTGCCTGAAAATGACGCGAGTCGCATTGACTCGATGATCCGGGACTGTATCGGTGAACAGAATTTCCGGCATTGGTTCAGCGGCCGTCTGCGGTTTGAAGTGGCCGACAACATGCTGCTCATTTACGCGCCGAATCCGTTTACCAGCAACTGGCTGATGAAGCGGTTTCGCAGGCAACTGAACCATGCCGCGTCGCAGTTGCTGGGACCATCCGCGTCCTTCGAAATCGTGGTGGATCCGAAGCTGAAGGATCAGTCCGTTCCCGGCCAGATCCCGTGTGGATCGGAAACGGCGAAATCGAATGGGCACGATGATCCGCCGTCGTCGTGCCGGGGCCAAGGTTCCGCCGCGTCGGAAGAACGTTGTCTTCCGAATGCCCCGGAACCACAGCGTTCTTCGCCGCGCAACGGAACTCCATCGGCGTCCGGGCCGCAGCCGCTCTCTGTTCCCGCAAGAGGACGCCGTCGTTTTCAGTCGCTGACGACATTTGTTCCCGGACAATGCAACGAATTAGCGCTGCTGGCCGCTCGACAGGTGGTGCAGGCACCAGGCGAACGATTCAACCCGCTGTACGTCCATGGATCCACGGGAGTCGGCAAGACGCACCTGCTGGAAGGCATCTATTCCGAGATCCGCAGGACGAAACCAAATCTGCGAATGATCTACCTGACCAGCGAAGGTTTCACGAATTACTTCATGCAGGCGCTGGCGGCCAGAACAGTACCGTCGTTTCGACAGAGGTTTCGCGACGTCGATGTGCTGCTGATCGACAACATCGAATTTCTGGACAGCAAGAAGGCGACGCAGGAAGAATTCCTGCACACGATCGTGCAGGTCATCGATCACGGCGGCCAATTAGTTGTTTCCGGCGACCGTCATCCGCGATTGCTGACAAAACATCGTGAAGAACTGACGACGCGTTTCATGAGCGGTCTGGTCTGCCGGATTGAAGCGCCCTGCGAAGACACGCGGCGGAATATGACTCGGTCGCTGGCCCTTCCGATGACCGGCAGCTTTACTCAGGAAGCTCTGGACTTTGTCGCTCGCAGGTGCCAGAAAAACGTTCGGGAGATCCAGGGGGCTCTGAACTGCCTGCACAGTCACTTTGAACTCACGGGAAGAAAGATCACCGTCGCCCGGGCCCGCGAGATTCTGGGAGACATGGAACGCGAATGCCGCAGACTGGTGCGGATCAACGACGTCGAAAAAGTCATTTGTGACGCCTTCGGTCTGACGGCAGCCGATCTGCGCAGCAAGTCTCGTCGTCGTGCGGTCGCGTGCCCGCGATCTCTGGCCATGTACATCGCCCGCAAGCTGACAAAGCTGGCTTACCGCGAAATCGGAGCCTACTTCGGCGGTCGGGATCACAGTACGGTTGTCGCCGCCGAAAAGCGAGTCCTGGCGTGGGTGGAGTCAGACGAAGCCGTCAACCTGCCGAGCTCCTGCCGCGGCAGGTCCGTCGCCGAAATCATCGCCGAACTGGAAGAACGCCTGATGGCGCTGGCGTGCTGA
- a CDS encoding glycosyltransferase, which translates to MTRINVVFSIGALHGGGSERQILLALRHLNRKEFAPILYLIYRHGPLLDQVPDDVPIAVFAERCKAPTLYWPGGMHRQRVSDMAKFLKEVRADVCYDRTFLMTLIAADAAQRAGVPNVSTVVTDPELGFAPVAGRFQLIKKRRLRRLYGNSSKVMAVSNGAARSAERFYGLKPDSVQTLYNGVDVGALQAAADSDVDDPWWTAAGDGRPVFRIVSAGRLNREKGFHLLIDAVRQLQQQKPTIDFRLAILGDGPDGRQHLEQQTAALDLSNTVHLPGFRTDAAAWYASADLYVLSSLLEGMPNVLLEAMAVQTPVLATDCPSGPAEILDNGTCGLLCEPGSATALSQGIHAILQDPKNAAMRSERAALRVKECFSVQSAVSRLQTILADCSHTFRTRQKAR; encoded by the coding sequence GTGACGAGAATTAACGTTGTCTTCTCCATCGGAGCACTGCATGGCGGCGGTTCGGAACGACAAATCCTGCTGGCGCTGCGGCATCTGAACCGAAAGGAATTCGCCCCGATACTGTACCTGATTTACCGGCACGGACCGCTACTCGATCAGGTGCCGGATGACGTGCCAATCGCTGTCTTTGCAGAACGCTGCAAGGCGCCGACGCTATACTGGCCGGGCGGCATGCATCGGCAGCGCGTCAGCGACATGGCGAAGTTTCTGAAGGAAGTTCGCGCCGACGTCTGCTACGACCGTACGTTCCTGATGACACTGATCGCGGCCGACGCGGCTCAGCGCGCGGGAGTTCCGAATGTGTCAACGGTTGTCACGGATCCGGAACTGGGATTCGCACCGGTCGCCGGACGATTTCAGCTCATCAAGAAGCGGCGATTGCGACGACTGTATGGCAATTCTTCGAAAGTCATGGCTGTATCAAATGGAGCCGCGCGGTCGGCGGAACGCTTTTACGGCCTGAAACCCGACAGCGTGCAGACTCTGTACAACGGCGTGGACGTCGGCGCGCTGCAGGCTGCGGCGGATTCCGATGTCGACGATCCCTGGTGGACCGCTGCCGGTGACGGCCGACCTGTGTTCCGGATCGTCTCCGCGGGACGGCTGAACCGGGAGAAGGGATTTCACCTGCTGATCGATGCAGTTCGGCAACTGCAACAGCAAAAGCCAACGATCGATTTTCGGCTGGCGATTCTGGGTGACGGGCCTGACGGGCGACAGCACCTGGAACAACAGACCGCCGCGCTGGACCTGAGCAACACCGTGCATCTGCCCGGATTTCGCACGGACGCCGCGGCATGGTATGCCAGCGCGGATCTGTACGTGCTGTCCAGCCTCCTGGAAGGCATGCCCAATGTGCTGCTGGAGGCAATGGCTGTTCAAACGCCGGTACTGGCCACGGACTGCCCTTCCGGACCGGCCGAGATTCTGGACAATGGAACCTGCGGCCTGCTGTGCGAACCCGGCAGCGCCACGGCACTGTCGCAGGGGATTCATGCGATTCTGCAGGATCCGAAAAACGCGGCGATGCGGTCGGAAAGGGCGGCGCTTCGCGTGAAGGAGTGCTTTTCAGTGCAGTCGGCAGTATCACGTCTGCAGACCATTCTGGCGGATTGCTCGCACACATTTCGGACGCGACAGAAAGCGCGTTGA
- a CDS encoding asparagine synthase-related protein, which translates to MQHAYVDRFVSLLDPEANTLLNVTVDDAIERLGSGDVAKLRQIDGQFALVHRNGHIIRMARSIGRPMRYFLAKQVAGPCLIVAERIDEIAGWLKNEGLDDQFHPSYTRMVPAHHIVEIALVGCPDPNPTYTRFFDPQPNQLPSDLDRIGYEYIVALQKELYLWLDQIPVSEPIGVMFSGGIDSGAVFCATYDCLRKRGESPARLKAFTLSIDESGRDAEQAHRFLSDLDLSLFLEVVDVPATAVDYREAVRLIEDYKPLDVQAAAMGLALCREIRNRYPDWKYLLDGDGGDENLKDYPIEENSELTIRSVLNNQMLYHEGWGVHAVKHSLTYSGFRAVNLTYSAVPNRAAGTFAVSRAPARKFGFRRLGSPFAVRQTSSKSQRASTSVHRPDRLAARQTVLHIA; encoded by the coding sequence ATGCAACACGCCTACGTCGACCGCTTTGTCAGCCTGCTTGATCCCGAAGCGAACACGCTGCTGAACGTTACCGTGGACGATGCCATCGAGCGGCTGGGATCGGGCGATGTCGCGAAGCTGCGTCAGATCGACGGCCAGTTTGCTCTGGTCCATCGCAACGGACATATCATCCGCATGGCTCGATCGATCGGGCGACCAATGCGATACTTTCTGGCGAAGCAGGTCGCCGGGCCGTGCCTGATCGTCGCCGAACGCATCGATGAGATCGCAGGTTGGCTGAAGAACGAAGGGCTCGACGATCAGTTTCATCCGTCGTACACGCGAATGGTCCCGGCTCATCACATCGTCGAAATCGCCCTGGTCGGCTGCCCGGATCCCAACCCGACCTACACGCGGTTTTTTGATCCGCAGCCGAATCAACTGCCGTCGGATCTCGACAGGATCGGTTACGAGTACATCGTTGCGTTGCAAAAGGAACTGTACCTGTGGCTGGACCAGATTCCCGTCAGTGAACCGATCGGCGTCATGTTCAGCGGCGGCATCGACAGCGGAGCCGTCTTCTGTGCCACATACGACTGCCTGCGCAAGCGAGGTGAATCGCCCGCGCGACTAAAGGCGTTCACGCTTTCGATCGACGAATCCGGCCGCGATGCCGAACAGGCTCACCGGTTTCTCAGCGATCTGGATCTCAGTCTGTTCCTTGAAGTTGTCGATGTTCCGGCGACCGCCGTTGACTATCGCGAAGCCGTCCGGCTGATCGAAGACTACAAACCGCTGGACGTTCAGGCAGCCGCGATGGGGCTGGCTCTGTGCCGCGAAATCCGCAACCGATATCCCGACTGGAAGTACCTGCTCGATGGCGACGGTGGCGACGAAAACCTGAAGGATTATCCCATCGAAGAAAACAGTGAACTGACAATCCGCAGCGTTCTCAATAACCAGATGCTGTACCACGAAGGCTGGGGAGTCCACGCCGTGAAACATTCTCTGACGTACAGCGGCTTCAGAGCCGTGAATCTGACGTACAGCGCGGTGCCGAACAGAGCCGCGGGCACGTTCGCCGTGTCGCGGGCACCGGCTCGAAAATTCGGTTTCCGACGGCTTGGCAGCCCGTTCGCCGTTCGACAAACGTCATCGAAGTCGCAGAGGGCATCCACGAGCGTTCATCGACCTGACCGACTGGCAGCACGACAAACTGTCCTGCACATCGCCTAA